The stretch of DNA GGTGCGGCGCCTTGTGATGGACCATGACCATGAAGGGCCGTTCAGGGTCACGGGCGCGGATCCATTCGATGGCGAGGTCCGTGATGATGTCGGTCACGTAGCCCTTCACCACGGCCGCGCCGTCCGGTCCCAGGAATTCCGGGTCGTGATACTCGCCCTGATCGCGAAGGACGCGCCAGGCGTCGAATCCGGTCGGGTCGTGGCCGGCCCCGTGGCCGAGGTGCCACTTGCCGTAGATCGCGGTCTGGTAGCCCTCGGCCCGCAGGAGCTTGGGAAAGGTCCGCAGCGTGTTGTCCATCGGCGTGTCGAGGGTGGTGACGCCGTTGACGTGGTTGTACGTGCCCGTCAACATCGCGGCCCGGGACGGCGTACAGATCGAGTTGGTGCACAAGCAGCTGTCGAAGCGCATCCCCGTCTGCGCGAGGCGATCGATGTGGGGCGTCTCGTTGATGCGGCTGCCGTAGGCGCCGATGGCATGGGACGCGTGATCGTCGGAAACGATCACGATGATGTTCGGGCGGCGACCCACCGGTACCTCCTCGCGAAGTCGACCTCGGAATCACGGCGCAAGCGCCCGGATGCCCTCCATCTCGATGCGGACGTTCACCCGCGCCCCCGCCGGCGGTGGTTGCGTCGCCGACGCGGCGATCTGCCTTCCCGCGTCGTCGGCGACGATCACACGATAGGCATCTCCGTAGACGCGGGTGGTGATCACCACGGCGCTCCCCGTGGGTGTGGGCGTGAGAAGCACCGCCGTGGGCGCGATGACGACGGCCATGGCGCCCTGCGGTCCGGGCCATCCGGCGATCTCCCCCCAGTCGGTCACGAGCGAGGACCCCTCCCCCACCGCGGTCACCACGTTCGGGTGCCCGACCATGGCGGCGGTCGCCGCATCACCGGGATCGTCACGCAGTTCCGCCGGGGTGGCCAGACGGGCGACACGTCCCTTTCGCAGGACCGCGATGCGGTCGGCTACGGCGGCCGCCTCGTCGAAGTCGTGGGTCACGTACAGCGCCGTCTGGCCGAGATCGGCCAACAGCGCCCGCAGGTCGACGACGAGTCGGTCGCGCAGGGGGCGGTCGAGCGAGGACAGCGGTTCGTCGAAGAGGACCAGGCCCGGTTCCGGGGCCAGTGCCCGTCCCAGAGCGACCCGCTGTGCCTCACCTCCGGAGAGGTCGGCCACGGCCCGTTCGGCGAGGTGGCCGATGTCGAGCAGTTCGAGAACCTCGGCGACACGAGACCGTCGCGCCGAGCGCGGTCGGCGTTGCATCCGCAGGCCGAAGGCCACGTTCGCCGTCACGTCGCGGTGGGGAAACAGAGCGTGGTCCTGGAACATGAGGCCGAAACCGCGCCGGTGCGGTGCGACGTCGGTGATGTCGTCACCCGCCCACCGGATCCGCCCCGACGTGACCCTCTCGAGACCCGCGACCGCTCTCAGCAGGGTGGTCTTGCCCGTCCCGCTGCCTCCGAGCACGGCGACGACCTCACCGCGGGCGACCTCGAGCGATGCGTCCACCAGAACGTCGTCGGCACCGGGGGCCACCGTGACGGCGTCCACGGCGAGGCCGTCGGAATCGGCGGGCGGGGCCTCAGATCGCACGAAGCTCTCCCGGGCCCAGTCGGTCGATCAGCCACACGGCGGCTCCGGTCATGGCGACGAGGATGACGCTCAGCGCCATCGCCTGGCCGAATGCGGCCTCGCCGGGTCGACCGAGCAACTCGAATATCGCAACCGGGACCGTTGGTCGGTCGGCGCGCACGACGAATGACGTCGCCCCGAACTCACCCAGCGAGATGGCGAACGTGAAGGCGGCACCGGCGGTCAGCGCTCGGGCCGCCATCGGTAGGTCGATCTCGCGGCGAACGGTGCCGGGAGCCGCACCGAGGACGACGGCGGCTTCACGCACGTGCCGGTCGATTCCCCTCAGGACCGGCACGACGCTGCGCACGACGAAGGGTGTACCGATGACAGCGTGGGCGAGGGGTACCAGGATCCAACGGCTCCGCAGATCCACGGGAGGCGTGTCCAGACCCACGAGGATGCCGAAGCCGACCGCCACCGCAGACGTGCCGAGCGGCACCAGTACCGCCACTTCGAGCAGTCGTGACACGAGATGACGCCCGTGGACGATGACCAGCGAGGCGGCTGTCCCGACCACCAGCGCGATGAGCGTGGCCACCGCCGCGAAGGTCAACGAGTTGACGATCGCGTCCACCGGCGCCACGAACAGCGCTCTGATCCGGGTGTCGCCCGCGCCCCCGAGGGAGCGCCAGTAGCTGAGCGAGAAGCCGTCCCGCGTCCGCACGCTGCGTTCGGCCAGCACGGCCAGTGGAACACCGAGGACCACCGCCGCCGTCCCTAGACCACCGGCCAGCGAGACCCGCTGCCGGCGTGAGCGCACCGGACGCCGATGTTCGGCACGGAGTCCACCAGCGTTGCCGGTCCGCCGCGAGAGGTGGGCGTTGAGGACGACCACACCGAGCACAGTCACGAGCTGCACGACCGTCAGCGCGGCTGCAACGTCGAACTCGAGGCGCTGTGTGGCGAAGCGCCAGATCTCGGTGTCGAGCGTCGCCCGCCTGGGTCCGCCGAGGATCAAGATGATGCCGAAGGACGTGAACGTGAAGAGGAACACGAGGGCGGCGGCCGACGCCACAGCAGGCATGAGCCGTGGAAGCGTGACCTGTGCGAAGGTGCGGACCGGGCCGGCACCGAGCGTCCGGGCCGCCTCGGCCGGCCTCTCGTCGAGCTGCGCCCAGTATCCCCCCACGGTCCGCACGACGATCGCGAACTCGAAGAACACGTGGGCGATGAGCACGGCCCAGACCGACTGTCGGAGGTCGATCGATCCACCGTCGAGCGAGAAGCGGTCGAAGAGGGCCAGGAATGCGGTTGCCACGACGACACTCGGAAGCACGAAAGGCACGGTCACAGCCGCAGTCACGGCCCGACGACCGCGGAACTCGAACTTCGCGAGCGCTGCTGCAGTGGGGAAGGCGATCAGAAGTGTCAGCGCCGTCGACGCGCCCGCCTGCCAGGTCGTGAACCACACGACATCCCAGGTGATGCGGTCCGTCCACACGTCGACGACGGCGTTTCCGTCGAACGCCTCCGCCCCGATCACCGCCAGCGGGTACCAGAACATCAGGCCGAGGAACGCGACCGGAACCGCGACGATCAGGGCCCTTCCGGCCAGAGCGATGGCTTCGCGCCCGCGCCCGCTCAGCGGAGGACGATCTCGACCCATCGGCGGGTCCACTCGTCGACGTTGGCGGCGATGGTCGCCGGATCGAGCGTGAGCGGTTCGTCGACGGCGACCCCGTGCTCGACGAAAACGTCGGGCAGGGCTGCATCCGACGCTGCCGGGTACACGAACATCGACAGCGGGATGTCCTCCTGGAACGTCGTCGACAACATGAAGTCGATGAGTTCGCGGGCGGCACCCACGTCGTCGGCCCCGGTGAGGATTCCCGCGAACTCGACCTGGCGGAAACAGCCGTCGGTCATGACGCCGGTCGGTGGACTCTGTCGGGGCGGATCTGCGAACACGACCTCCGCCGGGGGTGATGTCGCGTACGACGTCACGATGTTGCGCTCTCCTCCTCCGGCGATGAACTCGCCGTAGTAGGCGTCGGTCCATGTGGAGGTGACCGCCAGGCCGGCGTCAGCGGCCTCGGCCCACCACTGCTCCCACCCGTCCTCGCCGTAACGGGCGATGGTGGCCAGCAGGAGAGCGAGGCCCGGCGACGACGTCTCGGGGTTCGGCGTGACCCACTGCGAGGCGTACAACGGATCGGTCAGGTCGTCGAGCGATCGTGGGGGTGGACCCTCGAGACCCTCGATCCAGTAGTTGATGCACACGTCGCCGTAGTCGATCGGCGTCACGCGGTGGTCGGGATCGAGGACGAGGCTCTCGTCGACGACGTCGAGCCGGGGTGACTCGTAGGGGGTGAAGAGGTCTTCGCCGAGAACCCTGGCGAGAAACGTGTTGTCGATTCCGAACACGACATCGGCCACCGGATCATCGGCGGTCAGAATGAGTTGCGCGGCCACCGAACCCGTGTCACCCCCCGTGAGGACCTCGACCTCGATCCCCGTTTCCAACTCGAACGCCTCGAAGACGCTGTCGCTGACGAGGAACGAGTCGTGGGTCAGCAGCGTCACGCTGCGTTGCTCGCCGACCTCGCCACCATCCGACGCCGCTGCAGGACCGTCGTCACTGGAGCAGGCGATACCGAAGAGTGAAACGGCGAATGCCAGTGCCAAGAGGCGTGTGTGTGTCATCAGATCTCCCTCCGCTGGAATTACCCAGATCAGGTTCACGGGTCGATGACGAATAGGTCACCCTCTCAGCCCGGCCGTTCCCGAGCTCCCCGGTTCACATTGTGTGCGTGGCTTCCACGGTACCCCGCGGCGGGGCTGCTCCCGACGAGGGCGGGTGTGTGACGCCGCGGGGCCGCCGGGTAGCGTGTCGGGCCATGGCCCGCCGCATAGACGTGGAACTCACCAGTCGTCGAGATGACGACACCTGGACCTGGCGCGCCATCGGCGCACGAGAACCTCGGGGGGAGCTCGACAGCTCACTCCTGTGGCCCGAGGCCAAGGTGGGTGATCACGTCCGTTGTGAGGCTGATTTCTCCATCGACGGGATCTCCGTGGTCTCGGCGGGTCCCCTCGTGGAGCCCGAGCGCACATCGGCGTTCGAGACTCTCGAGATCCTGGGCTCGGGAGCCGAGGAGAAGCTCGTCACGACGAACTTCGTCGAGGGTGGTGGCCGCGGACGTGGTCGCGGACGTGGCGACAGGGGCGACCGCGACGATCGCGGCGGTGGACGCCGTGACGAACGCGGCGCTGGACGTCGTGACAACGACCGGTCCCGACCCCGCGGCGAGTCGCGCCAGCAGCGTGAGCGGCCACCCGAGAAGCCCAAACCGAAGCGTCTGCGCCCCGGCCGCGAGCACCGCGACGCGTGGTTGGCGGAGCTCCCCGAGGAGCACAAGGCGATCGCCGACCAGCTGGTACGCGGTGGCCTTCCCGCTGTGCGTCAGGCCGTCGAGAAGCAGAACGCCGCCGCCCGGGAGACCGGTGAGCCCGAGATCGACGCGGCCCCACTCGAGGGCATCGCCGAGAAGTTGCTGCCGACGATGCGGATCGCGGAGTGGCGTGACCGCGCCGAGGCCGCCATCGCGGGCGTCGACGAGATCGACCTTCGAGACCTGCGCTCGGTCGTCGTCGCCGCCGAGGCCGTCCAGCGCGACGAAGAGTGCCGGGCGATGGCCGAGGACCTCCGTGGCAAGGTGTCCGATCGGGTCGACCGGGAGCACAGCGAATGGCTCGCCGAAATCGCCTCGACCCTGGGCGACGGCCGCACCGTGCGGGCACTCCGCCTCAGCTCACGCCCACCCAAGGCCGGTGTTCCCCTCCCCCAGGACCTCGCCACCCGCCTCACCGAGGCTGCTGCGGCCGGTATGGGCTCCGATGCCACTCAGGACCGCTGGGCCACCGTTCTCGACGCTGTGGCGTTCTCGCCCATCCGTCAGATGGTGCGGCCCGCCGCCATTCCCGCCGAGCCCGGGGAGGAACTCCTCGCCGCCGTGCGCAAGGTCTCCACCCGGGTTCCCCAGATCGCCGGCCTCTTCGGCATCGAGCCCACCGAGCCGCCCCGTAGGCGCCGGTCGCGCTCAGGGCGCGGCTCCGACACCAAGCCTGCCCGGACTGCACAGGCCGAGACTGCACCCGCCGAAGCGACCACGGACACTCCCGCGGCACCGGCCGAGCAGGCCCCCTCAGGCGAGGCCGGGAAGAACGTCGACGTCGACGAGAAAGTCGACCAGCCCGTCGACGAGTCGTAGCTGCGAGATCTCCTCGAACCGGACCCAGGCGACCTCGGCGGCGTCGTCGCCCGCCAGGGGCTCCCCATCGGAGATGATCGTCACCTCGAAGTCGGCGATCACGTGGTGATGGTCGTCACTCAGATGTTCCACCCAACCGAGATGGCGCCCGCACACACCGTCCAAGCCGGTCTCTTCACGTAGCTCCCGGACCACGGCCTCGATCAGCGTCTCGCCCCACTCGACGCGCCCGCCCGGCACCGACCACAGGCCCCGACCCGGTTCGTTCGCCCGGCGCACGAGGAGAAGGTGGTCGGCGACCGTCGCGACAGCGCCGACGGCGACGCACGGCGTCCGGCCCATCAGGAATCGGCACCGTCGAGGCGACGCCGGACCGTTATCGCCCGCGCGACGAGTCCGTACCGCTCGAAGAAGTTCTTTCCCGCCCTGTTTCCCGGTAGCACCGAGGATTCGATTGCGATGGCACCGTGTCCGTGACTCCACTCCAGGAGAACGTCCATCACCGCCTCGGCGACGCCGACGTCCCGGGCGTCGGGAAGCACCCACAGACCGGTCACGGTGGCCACAGTGCCGTCGCCGGGTCTCTCAGCCACCGCGGCCTCGCCGTAGCCCACCACGACCTCGTCGATCGTGCCGACGACGAGGGTTCGGTCGCCTGCGGCCAGGTCGGCCTGGAGCGAGGCACGCACCGCCGAAGGTCGGGGGTGCGTGAGCAACCACACATCGCCGCCGCGCATGGTCCCCACGTCGGCGGCCGCAGCGTCCAGCAGAGCTTCGACGACGTCCAGATCGCCCTCCCGGGCCTCTCGCGCGGTGACCTCCACCGACTCAGGCCTGGAGCTGATCTATGCGGCCCAGGATCGTCCTGCGACCGCGGTGGGAGGCCTCGTAGCGACGCACGTCCTCGAGCTCATCGGGCTCGAGGCCTGAGAGGCGTCGTACGACCTGCTTCGCTGCCAGGCTGTCGTAGTCGACGATGGCGAGAGTCTCGGAAGGGGGTCCCGTAGCGACGTCGTCGGGACCGGTGACGGCATTCGCGGTGGCCTCGGAGTCGACGGACGCAGCGACGCGATCTGCGACGACCAGCTCGGGAAGGCCCGTTGAGGGATCGGTTTCGGCCCCGGCGGGATCCCGGAACGATCGCCGCAGGTCCTCGATGGTGACGGTGAAGGCTGTCTGTCCGAGCATCCGTGCGAACGCGATCTGGCGACGGCCGCGGTCCGCCAGTTCGGCGACCACACGCCGGCGTTCCAGGATCAGCCCGAGTGGGGCGAAGACCGCCAGGTCCGCAACGGTGCCCATAGGGCCGCGTTCATCGCTCACAGGCGCTCAGAACCGCTATGGAGCGGTCGTGTCACAGCCGGGCGATGGAGGGGCAGGGGTCCTCACCCGACGGGCACTCGGGATTCGCACGTCGACCGAACATGCGTGCGTTCACGATCAGGAAGCACCCTTCGCACAGCCACTCGTCATCACGACGGGGCGCGACGCGGTCGGGTGTCTGCTCGGGCTTCTTCTGGCCGGACGTCTCGTCCTCGTCGTCCTCGTCGTCTTCGTCATCGCCTGCGGCGATGCGATCCTTCAGGATCGTGTCGAGGTCGGCCTCCACATCATCGGGGTCGGCTTCGTCCTCGTCGTCGTCCTCGTCGTCGCTGGTGCGGCGTCGGGGCTTCTCTTCCTCGTCCTCGTCGTCGTCCTCATCGTCATCATCGGTGTCGAGGTCCGCGTCGAGGGCCTCGTCGTCGATGTCCTCCTCGTCGAGGTCCTCCTCGTCGAGGTCCTCGGCTTCGAAGTCGTCACCGTCGAACTCTTCTTCGTTCTCGTCGTCGTCAGCCATCGTGAGTGTGGGGTCGATCCCGGGGTTGTGATCTCTGCGCGCCGGATCATAGAGCCAGCAGGGCGCGAGTTGGCGCGCCGAGCCGCCCGTGGCGTCAGATCCGGTTCCGCAGCGAGAGGATTCCGTCCACGTAGGAGACACTCGAGGGGTAGATCCCGTGGACCGCCACGGCGTGTAGACCCTGGTAGTAGGCGGCAACGGCGAGGCGTTCGTCACCGGCGAGTTGATCCAGGAGATAGGACAGGAAGCGCGCACTCATGCGGATGTTGTCCTCCACGACGAAGGGGTCGAGGCTCTCCGCGATGAGGTCTTCGGCCACCCAGCGCGCCGTGGACGGCATCAACTGGCCGATGCCGATCGCACCGGCCGACGACACCAGCGTGTTGTTCCATCCGGATTCGAACCACGTGAGCGCCCGGAAGAGGTCCGTCGGCACGCCGTAGTAGCCGGCCCAATGGTCGAGCAGGGAGCGGATCTCATCGCTGGAGGCGCCTTCGACGGGGATCCTGAGACGGTCGCCGACAACGACGAGATCCGGATCGGTCAGTTCATTGGCCGCCTCCAGCGCGACGACGTCCACCCCGAAGCGGGTGGCGACCGACGACAACGAATCACCCGGCTGCACGGTGTAGTAGCGCTCCAGATGTGCCGTGTCGGGTTCGGGTTCCGGGGCGGACGGCGCCGACGCGGGGATGACGATGTCGGTGCCGATCAGGACGAGATCGGGGTCGGCGATGCCGTTGTCGACCGCCAGGCGCGTTACGTCCACCCCGAAGCGGGCGGCGATCGCCGACAGCGAGTCGCCCCGCTCGATGGTGTAGACGAAGGTCGCAGCGGAGGTCGTCTCGCCCGGATCGACGGGGCCCACCACGAGCGTCTGGCCGACCTGGATCCGGTCGGCGTCGCCGAGACCGTTGCGCTCGACGAGGTCCGCCACCGAGGTGTCGTGACGCTGCGCGATCAGCGAGAGTGAATCGCCCTCGACGACGACGTAGTCCTCGGCGGCGACGGGGGCCGCGAGCGCCACCACCAGCGTGACCATGACGGCCACCAGACTCGGATACTTCATCGAGCGCGTTCTCCCCGGGGTCGGGGGAGAAATCTCGACGCGCACGGAAGGCCTGACGGTCCGCCCGCGGCAGGGTAAAGCTACACGAGTCCCCCACGGCGGGCAACAGGCCGCGGGGTTGCGGGTTCAGTCCCGACTCATGCGGCGCTGCTCGGAGCGCCGCTCCGACTCGAGGCGTTCCAGGTCGGCCTCAGGTGAGAGATCGACGTACTTCATCATCTCGGCCACTGCGGGATGGCCGGCTTCGGACTCGATGAGCCGGTACATCTCCTGTCCCACGTGGCGGTAGGCGGGGTGCCCCTGCGTCGATGTGCGCAACTCGATGAGATGCATCGCCTCGCGGGCGTTCATCTGCATGACGAACCGGACCTTGTAGGCGAGCGCGACGGCGTAGGCGGCCTGCTCCGGGTAGCCGTCGTCGAGCGCCTCCCACAGTGCAGCGGAGCGGTCCATCGCCCGGTCGAAACCCGCTGTCATGCCCGCCAGGTCCACAGCCTCGGGCCGCGTGTAGCCGTTGCCGGGCGTGAGGCGCTGCCACTCGATCGTGAGCATGCGGTGACGCTGCAGATCTCTGAACGCCCCGTAGTCGGCCAGCACGTCGAAGCGGTAGGTCGGTCGTTCCAGTGCTCTACCGGGCTTGTGGCGACGGTTGCGACGGTCGCCGACGTAGGCGCGCACCACGGCCATCCGGTCGTCGACGCTCATCGCCCGCACGAGACTCTCGAGTTGGCGCTCGGGGAGGTCGCTGTGGGCGTACAACATCGATGCCACGAGCTTGATCTCGCCCTCTGGGTCGTGGTCGACGAGCGTCACCGTGGGCGCCGGGTCCGGGTTGACCGTGGCCAGGAGGTCTCCGGCTACGGCCTGCATCCGCTCGTCGACGTCGGCGAGATAGTTGCTCGCCGCCACACCCCGGTCCTCGAGGTCCACCCGGCGCAGGAACGACGGGATCACCTTGCGCAGCTCGGCGAGCATGAGGGTGGCGTAGTGGCGGGCCTCGGGAAGCGGGTGGGCCCGCATGCGCAGCAGGAGGTTCTCGTAGCCCTGACCGGAGCCGTAGATGCCGACGTTGGACAGCGAGGCCGCGGGCAGCATGCCCCGGACGGCGTCGAAGGCCTTCGCCCTGATCGCCTGGCGGTACACGAAGTCGCTGTCGTCGGAGGTCTTGGGGATCCGGGCGCGGAACCAGTCCTGCATGATCGGAACGGCTTCGGAGTACGCGTCGAAGATCCGGTCCATGTCCGCCACGTAGCGGGTTCCGAGGTGCGAACGGGCCACGTCGGGATCCCGCCAGTACCGGTATCGCCCGCCGAGGCGTGTGTCGTAGGCGATGTAGCGCGTCGACTGCTCGAGGTACGACATGAGCCGACCCCATTCGAGAACCTTCGTCAGGACGTTCGACGCCTGCTCGCACGCCAGGTGCACGCCGCCCAGCTGGGCAACCGAGTCGTCGCCGTACTCGAGGAAGACACGGTCATAGAGCTGCTCGGCGCGCTCCAACCCCATGGTGGCGTCGATCGTGTCATCGCCGGTGATGTCGAGGTCGCCGACGAACTCGTCAAGGAACAGGCGTCGCAGGCTCTTCGAGCTGCGGGAGTAGCGCGCGAACAGGGCGCCCTTGACGACCTCGGGGAGGTTGACGAGCGCGAATACCGGCTGGTCGAGGTTCGTGAAGTACCGCCGGAGCACGTCGGTCTCGGGCTCGGAGAACTCCTCGGCGACGTAGAGGGTCACGGGCGGCGAGAGTAGGACGGCATGGCCCCGACGCGGCGGATGCCCCGTGCTTCAGCGTGACGACGCATGGTCAGGCGGAGTCGGAGGCCGCGTCGAACTCGTCGGCGGCGTCGGAGCGAAGCGCGTCGTCGAGCCACACGTCGACCAGCGTGGACGCCAGGATCTTCGCACCGTCGATCACGGCGGCGTCCCCGCTCGGCGACGCTGCGTACCCGGCGAAGCGTTCGGTGTGGATCGACACGTCATGGGGAGCTGCGGCGATCATGGGGTGGATCGACGGCACGGCGTAGCTGACGTCGCCCATGTCGGTGGAGCCCTGGACGCGGGTCCGCGCTGTCGGCTCCTTCATCTCACGGCCGAGCTGTCTCGCGTTCGAGACGAACGCTGCGAGGAGCGCCCGGTTGTCGATCATGTCGGCGTAGCGGCGGCCCTGGGCCTCGATCGAGCAGGTGCAACCTGTCGCGGTGGCTCCAGAGCGCAGCGCGGCCTGCACGCGGGCGCAGAGCTCGTCGAGCCCACCGAGCGTCGGTGAGCGCACGTACCACTCCGTCTCGGCCCGCGCCGGGACGATGTTGGGCTTCTCCCCGCCATGGGTGATCACACCGTGGACCCGCTCGGAGTCGGTCATGTGTTGGCGGAGCGCGGCGACACCCATGTAGCCGAGAACAGCGGCGTCGAGCGCGTTGCGTCCCACATGGGGCGCCGCGGCCGCGTGAGCCTCGGCACCGGTGTAGGTGGCCCGGAGCTGGTCGATGGCGAGCGTCGACATCGTGGTCAGGTCCCGACCCGACGGGTGGACCATCAAGGCGGCGTCCACGCCTTCGAAGGCGCCGCGCTCGACCATGAAGACCTTGCCGCCACCACCCTCTTCGGCCGGTGTTCCGAACACCTTCACGGTGCACCCGAGTTCGTCGGCCACGGTGGCCGCGGCGAGGCCCGCCCCGAGTCCGGACGCGGCGATGATGTTGTGGCCACACGCGTGGCCCAGCCCCGGCAGGGCGTCGTACTCGCAGATCACGCCGACGGTGGGCCCGTCGGTGCCCGCTGTCGCGACGAATGCCGTGTCGAGTCCGAACGCGTGGGCCTCGACCGCGAGGCCGGCGCCGTCGAGCACCTCCACGAGGACGTCGTGCGCATGGTGCTCCTCGAAACACAACTCGGGATTGGCCCAGATGTCGTGGGACACCCCCAGAAGCTGCTCGGTGCGCTCGTCCACGACACCATGGAGTCGCTTCTTCAGATCGGAGGTCCCGCTGCCGCTCATCGGCCCAATCTATCCGCCGGGGCCGGGCGGGCAGGGGTCTGCCGGCTCAGACCACGAGCCGCAGCGCGCCCGGCTCGATGCGCACCGCGATGTCGCGGAACCGGCCGACAGCGGTGCCGTCGAGGTGGATGTCGAGTGGGGGGTCGAAGGCGAACGTCTGTGCCGTCGTGCGTCTCAGCGAGATGCCCGGGTGCGGCACATGATCACCCGGTCCGAGACGCCGACGGATCCTGAGACGGGTGACGAGATCGGGGTCTGCGTCGAGCACGTCCAGTCGACCGTCACCGGGGTGACCCGCGGGCGCGACCCTCCATGGCCCCCGGAGTGGGGCGTTCATGACGGCCACCACGCGGCCATGCCACCAGCTCCGCCGCGCGATCAGATGGGCGACGAACCAGTGCAGCCGGCCGTCGCAGAGGACCGAACCCAGGTCGCAGGTCACGTGGGTGGCCTCGGGCGAATCGAGTCGGGCACGATCGCCGCGGCCACCCAGGGTCCGGCACAGATCACCCCCGAGTAGCGCGAGCACGGGAATCTCGCGGTTCTCCCGGCGCGCCCCGGTCACGACCTCCCTGGCCTCGGCATCGCTGGACACGATCACCGCGCCCGGAGGCAGTGCGCCCGTCCCACCCCAGTCCTCGCCGCGCCGAACTCCCATCACGTGTCGGCGTCCGTGACGCCGGCCTCCTCGTCCTCGGCGTCCTCTTCGTCGCCCACCTCGAAACGCGCCGACACCACGCCGCGGTCGAGACGACGGACAGCGTCCCGTGCCGCGATCCCCACGCCGCCGGTCGGCACGCCCTCGAGCTGTCGGAGGAGATCGACCAGTATCCGGACGTTGCGGACGAAGTCACCACCGGTCATCTCGCCCGGTAGGCAGGCCTCGAAGCTCTCACCAGCGGCCCACCGTCGTGCCGCGAGGGCGAATGCACTGTCGGGAGCGCGGGTGACGGGCTCACCGAGCGCGGTGGTCTCGTCGTGCGCCAGCGCGCCGGCGAGCTGGGCGAGCTGCTCCCAGCGCTGCGCCAGATCGGCGGTCGGCCAGGTGGTGGGCGGTGCCGGCTCGGCGGACCGGTGTTCGTAGGTGATGCACGAGACGACGGCCG from Acidimicrobiales bacterium encodes:
- a CDS encoding LysM peptidoglycan-binding domain-containing protein, which translates into the protein MKYPSLVAVMVTLVVALAAPVAAEDYVVVEGDSLSLIAQRHDTSVADLVERNGLGDADRIQVGQTLVVGPVDPGETTSAATFVYTIERGDSLSAIAARFGVDVTRLAVDNGIADPDLVLIGTDIVIPASAPSAPEPEPDTAHLERYYTVQPGDSLSSVATRFGVDVVALEAANELTDPDLVVVGDRLRIPVEGASSDEIRSLLDHWAGYYGVPTDLFRALTWFESGWNNTLVSSAGAIGIGQLMPSTARWVAEDLIAESLDPFVVEDNIRMSARFLSYLLDQLAGDERLAVAAYYQGLHAVAVHGIYPSSVSYVDGILSLRNRI
- a CDS encoding iron ABC transporter permease encodes the protein MGRDRPPLSGRGREAIALAGRALIVAVPVAFLGLMFWYPLAVIGAEAFDGNAVVDVWTDRITWDVVWFTTWQAGASTALTLLIAFPTAAALAKFEFRGRRAVTAAVTVPFVLPSVVVATAFLALFDRFSLDGGSIDLRQSVWAVLIAHVFFEFAIVVRTVGGYWAQLDERPAEAARTLGAGPVRTFAQVTLPRLMPAVASAAALVFLFTFTSFGIILILGGPRRATLDTEIWRFATQRLEFDVAAALTVVQLVTVLGVVVLNAHLSRRTGNAGGLRAEHRRPVRSRRQRVSLAGGLGTAAVVLGVPLAVLAERSVRTRDGFSLSYWRSLGGAGDTRIRALFVAPVDAIVNSLTFAAVATLIALVVGTAASLVIVHGRHLVSRLLEVAVLVPLGTSAVAVGFGILVGLDTPPVDLRSRWILVPLAHAVIGTPFVVRSVVPVLRGIDRHVREAAVVLGAAPGTVRREIDLPMAARALTAGAAFTFAISLGEFGATSFVVRADRPTVPVAIFELLGRPGEAAFGQAMALSVILVAMTGAAVWLIDRLGPGELRAI
- a CDS encoding NUDIX domain-containing protein — encoded protein: MGRTPCVAVGAVATVADHLLLVRRANEPGRGLWSVPGGRVEWGETLIEAVVRELREETGLDGVCGRHLGWVEHLSDDHHHVIADFEVTIISDGEPLAGDDAAEVAWVRFEEISQLRLVDGLVDFLVDVDVLPGLA
- a CDS encoding thiamine ABC transporter substrate-binding protein — protein: MTHTRLLALAFAVSLFGIACSSDDGPAAASDGGEVGEQRSVTLLTHDSFLVSDSVFEAFELETGIEVEVLTGGDTGSVAAQLILTADDPVADVVFGIDNTFLARVLGEDLFTPYESPRLDVVDESLVLDPDHRVTPIDYGDVCINYWIEGLEGPPPRSLDDLTDPLYASQWVTPNPETSSPGLALLLATIARYGEDGWEQWWAEAADAGLAVTSTWTDAYYGEFIAGGGERNIVTSYATSPPAEVVFADPPRQSPPTGVMTDGCFRQVEFAGILTGADDVGAARELIDFMLSTTFQEDIPLSMFVYPAASDAALPDVFVEHGVAVDEPLTLDPATIAANVDEWTRRWVEIVLR
- a CDS encoding FAD-dependent thymidylate synthase, with protein sequence MTLYVAEEFSEPETDVLRRYFTNLDQPVFALVNLPEVVKGALFARYSRSSKSLRRLFLDEFVGDLDITGDDTIDATMGLERAEQLYDRVFLEYGDDSVAQLGGVHLACEQASNVLTKVLEWGRLMSYLEQSTRYIAYDTRLGGRYRYWRDPDVARSHLGTRYVADMDRIFDAYSEAVPIMQDWFRARIPKTSDDSDFVYRQAIRAKAFDAVRGMLPAASLSNVGIYGSGQGYENLLLRMRAHPLPEARHYATLMLAELRKVIPSFLRRVDLEDRGVAASNYLADVDERMQAVAGDLLATVNPDPAPTVTLVDHDPEGEIKLVASMLYAHSDLPERQLESLVRAMSVDDRMAVVRAYVGDRRNRRHKPGRALERPTYRFDVLADYGAFRDLQRHRMLTIEWQRLTPGNGYTRPEAVDLAGMTAGFDRAMDRSAALWEALDDGYPEQAAYAVALAYKVRFVMQMNAREAMHLIELRTSTQGHPAYRHVGQEMYRLIESEAGHPAVAEMMKYVDLSPEADLERLESERRSEQRRMSRD
- a CDS encoding ABC transporter ATP-binding protein; protein product: MRSEAPPADSDGLAVDAVTVAPGADDVLVDASLEVARGEVVAVLGGSGTGKTTLLRAVAGLERVTSGRIRWAGDDITDVAPHRRGFGLMFQDHALFPHRDVTANVAFGLRMQRRPRSARRSRVAEVLELLDIGHLAERAVADLSGGEAQRVALGRALAPEPGLVLFDEPLSSLDRPLRDRLVVDLRALLADLGQTALYVTHDFDEAAAVADRIAVLRKGRVARLATPAELRDDPGDAATAAMVGHPNVVTAVGEGSSLVTDWGEIAGWPGPQGAMAVVIAPTAVLLTPTPTGSAVVITTRVYGDAYRVIVADDAGRQIAASATQPPPAGARVNVRIEMEGIRALAP
- a CDS encoding GNAT family N-acetyltransferase — encoded protein: MEVTAREAREGDLDVVEALLDAAAADVGTMRGGDVWLLTHPRPSAVRASLQADLAAGDRTLVVGTIDEVVVGYGEAAVAERPGDGTVATVTGLWVLPDARDVGVAEAVMDVLLEWSHGHGAIAIESSVLPGNRAGKNFFERYGLVARAITVRRRLDGADS